The genomic interval CGGTATTGCTGATGCGCCAGGCGTGTTCGCCATCTGCCGTGCGGCTGGTCAGGCTAAGACGCGCCACGGCGGCAATCGAGGCCAGCGCCTCGCCACGAAAGCCGAAGCTGGCGACGTGTTCGAGATCATCGAGCGTGCTGATCTTGCTGGTGGCATGGCGCATCAGCGCCAGGGGCAGATCTTCGCGCGGCATGCCGCGGCCGTCGTCGGCAACGCGGATCAGTTTGATGCCGCCGGCGGCAATCTGTACGTCGATCTGGCGCGCGCCGGCATCCAGGCTGTTCTCCAGCACTTCCTTGAGCACCGAGGCCGGCCGTTCGACCACCTCGCCGGCCGCGATCTGGTTGATCAACTGGTCGGGGAGGGGCTGGATGCGGGCAATGTGATTGCTGGATGCGGTGGCGTTCATCCGGGCGATTATATCTGGCGGCACGAACCCTTCCGGTAGAATCGCGGCCTTTGCCGACGCTGCGCGCCAGCACGTGCCACGGTACCTGGGGATATTCATGGAAGACCTGTCCGTCATCGGGCATTTGCTCGATCTGATCCTGCATCTCGACAAGCATCTGGAGTTGCTGGTGCAGCAATACGGCGTCTGGATCTACGTCATTCTGTTCGCCATCATTTTTTGCGAGACGGGCGTGGTGATATTCCCGTTTCTGCCAGGCGATTCCTTGCTGTTCGTTGCCGGCGCGGTGGCGGCAACCGGCGGCATGGACATCACCACGCTGTGCGCCGTGCTGTTCATTGCCGCCGTACTGGGCGACAACGTCAATTACTGGGTCGGCCATACCATCGGGCCGCGCGCCTTTCGCTGGGAGCATTCGCGCATCTTCAACAAGGCCGCGCTGATGAAAACGCATCTCTTCTACGAGAAGCATGGCGGCAAGGTCATCATCCTCGCGCGTTTCCTGCCGCTGGCACGGACGTTCGCGCCTTTCGTCGCGGGCATCGGCCGTATGACCTATGTGCGGTTTTTCCTGATGGATCTGCTGGGTGGCGCGATCTGGATCGGCTCGCTGACGCTGGCGGGCTACTGGTTCGGCAATCAGCCGCTGGTGAAGGACAACCTTTTCCTGGCCATACTCGTCATCGTCCTGGCCTCGCTCACACCGGCTTTGATCGGCCTGTTCAAGCATTGGCGCGGAAAGCAAAAACGGTAAAGCGGTAAAGTGCCAAATTCGGCAGATAAGACACGGGACGGTGCGCGGGGCGATGGAGTGACAGCGTGACGGAGTGGCTGCCGGCGTTGCAGCGTTGCCCCGGTTCCCGATCAAAAAGAAAAGGGCACGAGTGACTGCGAACTCGTGCCCTTTTGCTTGGTGGCGCCTGCGCCTCCTTGTTGGCTTTCGCTTACTCGGTGCGGGTTTCCACCATCTGCAGCGGCTCATGGACGATCACTGGCGCGGGACGCGGTTTGCGGCCGAGTTTTTGCACCGGTTCCGTCGTTTCCGTGGGCGCGTGATTGCCGCTGGTTTCGATCAATATCAGGCCGGCCTGTTCCAGTGAGTTGCTGAAGTCGGGCTTGGCGGCCAGTTGGCTGGGAGCGGCCGGAGTTTCCTCCCGCATGTCGGGTGCCGGCGTTGCCAGGCTCTCCGGACTTGCCGCTGCCTGTGGCG from Sterolibacterium denitrificans carries:
- a CDS encoding DedA family protein, with the translated sequence MEDLSVIGHLLDLILHLDKHLELLVQQYGVWIYVILFAIIFCETGVVIFPFLPGDSLLFVAGAVAATGGMDITTLCAVLFIAAVLGDNVNYWVGHTIGPRAFRWEHSRIFNKAALMKTHLFYEKHGGKVIILARFLPLARTFAPFVAGIGRMTYVRFFLMDLLGGAIWIGSLTLAGYWFGNQPLVKDNLFLAILVIVLASLTPALIGLFKHWRGKQKR